GCAGCTACGATAAATCAGAGATATAATATTTTGTTTTGGTCAAGATTCTAAATCAGGAATTCTTACCAACTTATCAAAGACTTTAAGGGTGTAGATAATGTTCCGTTATATCAAGAAGCGCCTAGTATTTAACTTGCTTTCTTTATGGATCATCCTAACCTTAACTTTCCTTGTAATGAAAACTATTCCCGGTGATCCATTTAATGATGAAAGTAGCAATACTTTATCACAAGAAACTTTGCAGATTCTTAAGTCACGCTACGGATTAAATAAACCCCTGTACCAACAATACATTCATTATTTGAAATCTTTGGTAACTTTAGATTTTGGAAATTCCCTTGTTTACAAAGATCGTAGTGTAACAAGCATTATCTCCACAGCATTTCCTGCATCAGCAATACTTGGACTTGAAAGCCTTATCCTTTCTATCTCTGGTGGAATCTCGTTAGGAACCTTAGCAGCATTGAGGAAGAAAAAACAAGGACGCTATATCTTATTTTCTTCTATTTTACAAATTTCCATTCCTGCATTTGTCCTAGCAACTATGCTACAATATATTTTTGCAGTGAAAATACCTATCTTCCCCATAGCTTGTTGGGGGAATTTTTCTCATACGATTTTGCCATCTCTAGCTTTAGCAATCACACCTATGGCATTCATAACTCAACTAACTTTTTCTTCCGTATCCTCAGTCTTAAACAAAGACTACGTGTTACTTGCATATGCTAAAGGGCTATCGCCAATAAAAGTTATACTTAAACATATTCTCCCCTACGCGGTATTCCCCACTATTTCCTATGCTGCATTTCTTGTAACTACCGTCATGACCGGAACATTTGCTATAGAAAATATCTTCTGTATTCCAGGTTTAGGGAAATGGTTTGTCTGTAGTATTAAACAACGCGACTATCCAGTGACTCTAGGACTATCCGTATTTTATGGGGCCTTCTTTATGTTAGCCTCACTACTATCAGATCTTATACAGGCAATGATAGATCCTCAGCTTCGCTACTCTTATAAAGAATTTGAACAAGAAACAAACTTTTCTCAAGAAAGCGAACATCTCTAACGAAATTCATAAAACTTAGGTGACGAACAAACAAAATTAAAAGAAACAAATAAGGCGATTAAAAAAACTTCATGGATATTTCTTTAAAATCTTCTCAACCTACTCTATGGCAACGTATGAAAGGAAATACCATGTTTATGGTAGGAATCTTGATACTTGGGACTTTAATCCTATGCGCCATTCTTCTTCCGTGGATTTATCCTAATTATGAACACACGTCTTTAGAACATACTTTAGCTCAACCAGGGAAAATGTTTCCTTTTGGAACAGATTCTCTAGGACGTTGTATGTTGGCTAGAACTATTCAAGGTATTCGTCTATCGTTACTGATCGCTGTAACAGCAACCCTTATAGATGTCTTGGTAGGGCTTCTTTGGTCTACGGTAGCCTTATCTTCCGGAAAAAAAATAGCCTTTCTAATGATGCGTATTACAGAAATCCTATTTTCAATTCCTAGAATTCCTGTAATCATTCTTCTTCTTGTTATCTTTGATCATGGGATTCTTCCCCTGATTCTTGCTATGACACTAACAGGATGGATACCGATAGCACGAATTATCTATGGACAATTCTTATTATTAGAAAATAAAGAGTTTGTGCTTTCCGCAAAGACTATGAACGCGTCTACATTTCATATTCTGAGAAAGCATCTTTTACCCAATACACTTACTCCGATTATCTCTACACTGATTTTCACTATTCCTGGAGCAATATACACAGAAGCTTTTATTAGCTTTTTAGGCTTAGGAATCCAACCTCCACAAGCTAGCTTAGGGACATTAGTAAAAGAAGGTATTAACGCTATTGATTACTATCCTTGGCTATTTTTTATTCCATCATTTTTCATGATTACACTCTCAATAAGCTTTAACCTGATTGGAGAAGGAGCAAAAGCTCTATTCATAGAGGAAAACTCTCATGCCTAATACGCTGCTCAATATACAAAACCTCACGATAGCATCAAATAATCCACGTAGATTGCTGATAGACAATCTTAGTCTTACTATCAAAAAACAGCATAGTCTAGCTTTGGTAGGAGAGAATGGCTCAGGGAAAACAACAATTACTAAGGCAATTCTTGGTTTTCTTCCAGATAATTGTGAAATTGTAGAAGGCAACATCTTCTTTGAAGATCAGAATCTGAAAACAATGTCGTATAAAAATTTCCAAAAAATTCGAGGGAGGAAAATAGCTACAGTATTGCAAAATGCTATGGGATCCCTTACACCATCTATGCGTGTAGGAGCGCAAATTGTAGAAACCTTACGACAACATCATCCCATAACGAAAAAAGAAGCTTATTCAAAAGCTATAGAATTATTAGCAAGCGTACGCATACCTAATCCAGAACGTTGTTTTCATCTCTATCCTTTTGAATTAAGTGGCGGTATGCGTCAACGTACAGTAATCGCTATATCTTTAGCTAGCTCTCCAGAACTTATTCTTGCTGACGAACCTACAACAGCCCTAGATTCTGTATCACAAGCCCAAGTATTGCGTATATTGCGTAAGGTTCATAAAGAGAATAATACAGCAATGCTGCTAGTCACCCATAATCTAGCTCTAGTAACAGAACTTTGTGATGATATTGCGATTATTAAAGATGGCCAACTTATAGAAACTGGAAGTGTAAAAGAGATTTTTTCTTATCCAAAGCATTCTTATACGAAACGTCTTCTCAAAGCTGTATCGAAAATCCCTCTCACAGCCTCCTCTTCGCCTATTTTAAAAGCGAAGCTTGCAGCTTTAAGAAATACAGATACCCTATAGACAATTCATGACTAATTTAGTAACTATAAATAATCTATCCATTGCGATTAGGAAACAGGTTATCCTTAATAGTATCAATCTCCAATTAAAAAAAGGAGAGTGTCTGACAATTGTTGGCGCAAGTGGATCAGGAAAGTCTTCATTAGCTCTGGCTATTTTAGGATTAATACAACCCAATCAAGGTACTATTACCTTTCATGTTGATCCTAAAACACCAAAAGCAAAAACAGTACAAATTGTCTGGCAAGATGTCCACTCAAGTTTAAATCCTACAATGAGTATTGAAGATCTGATTTTAGAGCCTCTGCATATCATAGGAACGCACTCTAAAGAAAAACAAAAAGAAAAAATCCAACGTGTTTTACAACTCGTTAATCTACCGCTATCTATACTACGCTTAAAACCTCACAAACTCAGCGGGGGTCAAAAACAACGTGTGGCGATTGCGAAAGCTTTAGTATGTGAACCTGATCTCCTTATTTGTGATGAACCAATATCTGCTTTAGACACTCTGAATCAATCACTCATATTAGAACTTTTCCAAACAATAAAGCAGCAATGTGAAAGTACGCTACTCTTCATCACACATGATATGTCAGCAGCTTACTATATTGCAGATACTATTGCTGTTATGGACAAAGGATCCCTTGTAGAATATGGTCCCAGAGATAAGATTTTCTTAAATCCTAAACATAAAAAAACCCAAGAGCTTCTTGACGCCATTCCGATATTTTCTCTAGAAGATACCGAATGTAGTTCCTCTTATACATCTCAAGAAAAAGCACTTGTTTAAATTAAACAAAAAAAATTAGACAGGATCTGGATACCTAAAGTTCTTTGTAGTATGTGAGGAGTTATGTATACTGCAATGCATACTCATCTTATGATTTGTCTTAAATTACATGATTGTGAAACAACAATTACAAAGATAAAATAGTCTTATATATTACCTAGAGAATTGCCCCTCAATAGCATGTAAAAATCGTTATCGAGCCCTTTAGGCGTTATGTGTAAATCATTGACAGGAAGAAGTTGAGCATGCTACGAATCAAACTAACATCCGTTGAAATGGAGCATCATTGACGATGGAAATTTCTCATATCTTGGAAGACCTCGCCTATGACGAAGGGACACTTCCCAGAGAAGCTATAGAAGCTGCTATCGTCAAACATACTCAAATTACTCCTTATCTACTTCAAATTCTTGAAGACGCCACGGAACGCGTACCAGAATTAATCAACGATGGCAGTTACCAAGGGCATCTCTACGCTATGTATTTGCTAGCACAGTTTCGAGAAACCCGAGCTCTTCCATTAATCATTAAACTTTTTTCCTATACTGATGATACGCCCCACGCAATCGCTGGTGATGTTCTTACCGAAGATCTTCCAAGAATTCTTGCTAGTGTATGTGACGATGAATCTTTGATTAAAGAGCTTATAGAAACTCCTGGGATAAATCCTTACGTAAAAGCTGCAGGAATATCCAGTCTTGTACATCTCGTAGGCATAAAAAAGATCTCTAGAGATGCAACTATTCGTTATTTTGGAGAATTGCTAAACTATAGATTAGAAAAAAAACCTTCTTTTGCTTGGGATAGTCTTATAGCCGCTATATGTGCATTATATCCCCAGGAATTATTCTACCCAATTAGCAAAGCTTTTAATGCCGGTCTCGTAGATGTAACTTTCATTAGCATGGAAGACGTAACGAATATCATAAATGAAGAAACTATTGAGTCCTGTATTCAAGAACTTCTATCCTCACCAGAACTCATTAACGACACCCTAGAAGAAATGGAAAAATGGCTCGAAGATTTTCCTATAGAGCCTTAACCCCCAAGGGATTTTCCAACAGACCATAACGCAAAGAGGTCCCAAGTGAATAAACAAAAACGTTTCCTATCTCTTTTATTCCTCACTCTCGTACTCTTAGGTATATGGTTTTGCCCTCATCCGGAAGCAATAAACCCTAATGCTTGGCATTTATTTGCGGTATTCACAACGACAATTTTAGGAATTATTTTACAGCCAGTGCCTATGGGAGCCATAGTCATTATTGGGATTTCCACTCTTTTACTTACACAAACCTTAACTCTAGAACAAGGGTTATCAGGATTTCATAATCCAATAGCTTGGTTGGTCTTCTTATCATTTTCCATAGCAAAAGGTATTATTAAAACAGGACTTGGAGAACGCGTTGCTTATTTTTTCGTCAGTATCTTGGGGAAAAATCCTTTAGGATTAAGCTATGGTTTAGTAATCACTGATTTCTTGCTAGCTCCTGCTATTCCCAGTGTAACAGCACGTTCAGGAGGTATTCTCTATCCTGTAGTTATGGGATTATCAGAATCATTTGGGAGTTCTGCTGAAAAAGGTACAGAAAGCCTAATCGGATCATTTTTAATTAAAGTCGCATATCAAAGTTCTGTAATTACTAGTGCTATGTTTCTTACAGCCATGGCAGGTAATCCTTTGGTAGCAGCTCTAGCAAGTAATGCTGGAGTCGCTCTAACTTGGGCAACATGGGCAAAAGCTGCGGTAATTCCTGGATTACTCAGCTTAGTACTTATGCCTATAATACTTTATAAGCTCTACCCACCAACAATTACTTCCTGTGAAGAAGCAATTCGCACAGCAAAATTACGTCTCAAAGAAATGGGACCTTTGAAAAAAGGAGAGAAGATCATCTTAATGATTTTCATTCTCCTTGTTGTCTTATGGACATTTGGAGACTTATTAAGAATTTCAGCAACAACAGCAGCTCTAATTGGTTTATCTCTACTCATCCTTACGAATATTTTAGATTGGCATAAAGATGTTATGGCCAATACTACCGCATGGGAAACTTTTATTTGGTTCGGTGCTCTAATTATGATGGCATCATTCCTAAATCAACTCGGCTTTATTCCTTTAATTGGCGACTCTGTAGCTGCAGGAGTTGCAGGATTATCCTGGAAAGTAGGTTTCCCGATCCTCTTTCTTATGTACTTTTACTCGCATTATCTATTCGCAAGTAACACAGCACATATCGGAGCGATGTTCCCTGTATTCTTAGCAGTTTCTATATCACTAGGAACAAATCCAATTTTTGCCTGCCTAGCACTCGCTTTTTCAAGTAACTTATTTGGTGGGCTCACGCACTATGGTTCAGGACCCGCTCCCCTTTATTTTGGCTCTCAACTTGTTTCAGTCAAAGATTGGTGGAGATCTGGTTTTGTGCTTAGCATGGTAAATATCGTCATTTGGATCGGTATTGGCAGCTTATGGTGGAAAATTCTCGGTCTTATCTAAACTGAATATTCCTTAACAACGAGATAGATAAAAAACCTTCTAAAAGAAGGTTTTCTCGTTGTTGGTAAAGAAAAACACAACTAACTTACGAAAATAACCGTATCCATTAATTGTTATGCATCCAAACTTTGGCGATCTCAACGGTGTAATTATTCCAGGCACGCCTCCTTTGCCTAGAGAGCTACAAAAATTCCCCTCTCTGATTCCTACCAACGATCTACGTTTTTCTCCTAAATTTGACGCTGATGTCGCTAAACTTTTCCCCAATACTTATGACAGTCCCTATCTAAAATTCACCTCAGGAACCATACCACCTATGCATCCATTAAAAGTTGGTGTGATGCTATCCGGAGGACCAGCTCCTGGTGGGCATAATGTCATTTGGGGGCTATTACATAGTTTAAAAAAAATCCATCCAGATAGCTCCTTAATAGGATTTCTAAATAATGGTCAGGGCATTCTTAACAACAACACGGTAGAGATTACCGAAGAATTTATGGAATGCTTTAGAAATTCTGGTGGTTTTAATTGTATAGGAACAGGAAGAACGAATATCATCACCGAAGAAAATAAAGCTGCGTGCTTGAAAACAGTGAAAGCTTTAGATCTTGATGGTTTAGTAATTATTGGCGGAGATGGCTCAAATACAGCATCCGCAATCCTTGCCGAATACTTTTCTCAGCATCACCCCAAAACTTGCGTTGTAGGCGTTCCTAAAACTATTGATGGAGATCTCCAACACTTATTTTTAGATCTTACCTTCGGATTTGATTCAGCGACAAAGTTTTATTCTTCAATCATCAGTAATATCTCTAGGGATACACTATCTTGCAAAGCACATTATCATTTTATAAAGCTTATGGGCCGATCAGCATCGCATATTGCTTTAGAATGTACCTTACAAACCCATCCGAATATCACACTTATAGGCGAAGAAATCGCAGAAAAAAATGTCCCCTTAAAAACGATCATTCACAAGGTATGCTCGATTATTGCTGATAGAGCCGCCATGGGAAAATACTACGGGATTATTCTCATTCCTGAGGGTATTATCGAGTTTATTCCTGAGATTAATAATCTTGTTAAGGAAATAGAGAGAATCCCCGAAGATATGGATAAATTCTCATCATTATCTCGAGAATCTCAAAAATTATTGAAAAGCTTTCCTGAAGCCATTGCCAGCCAGCTTCTTAATGATAGAGATGCTCATGGAAATGTTTATGTGTCTAAAATTAGTGTAGACAAGCTTCTCATCCACCTTGTAGATAATCACTTAAAGAAACATTTCAAAAATGTTCCCTTTAATGCGATTTCCCATTTCTTAGGTTATGAAGGAAGATCCTGTCTACCGACAAAATTCGATAACACCTACAGTTATGCTCTGGGTTATAGCGCAGGAATTCTAACATTTAATCGTTGTAATGGTTATCTCACAGTTATTGAATCCCTAATCAATATAGTGGATAAATGGCGGCTACGCGCCATACCTATTGTGAAAATGTTTACAACAAAGAAAAAATCAGATGGAGCTATAAAACCCCTAATAAGGAAGAGTTTAATAGATATAAGTAGTCCAGCTTTCCTTAAATTTAAGTTATATAGAAAAATCTGGGCTCTTGAAGACTCCTATCGCTTTTTAGGACCTCTACAAATTGACACACCGCCAAACGCACATTCCGATCATTTCCCTCCCCTAACCCTACTCCTCAATCATAATGAATGGCAAAAAAGATGCTCAATCTGTATGGAAATTCCTGACTGTGA
This portion of the Chlamydia crocodili genome encodes:
- a CDS encoding ABC transporter permease, whose amino-acid sequence is MFRYIKKRLVFNLLSLWIILTLTFLVMKTIPGDPFNDESSNTLSQETLQILKSRYGLNKPLYQQYIHYLKSLVTLDFGNSLVYKDRSVTSIISTAFPASAILGLESLILSISGGISLGTLAALRKKKQGRYILFSSILQISIPAFVLATMLQYIFAVKIPIFPIACWGNFSHTILPSLALAITPMAFITQLTFSSVSSVLNKDYVLLAYAKGLSPIKVILKHILPYAVFPTISYAAFLVTTVMTGTFAIENIFCIPGLGKWFVCSIKQRDYPVTLGLSVFYGAFFMLASLLSDLIQAMIDPQLRYSYKEFEQETNFSQESEHL
- a CDS encoding DUF1186 domain-containing protein translates to MTMEISHILEDLAYDEGTLPREAIEAAIVKHTQITPYLLQILEDATERVPELINDGSYQGHLYAMYLLAQFRETRALPLIIKLFSYTDDTPHAIAGDVLTEDLPRILASVCDDESLIKELIETPGINPYVKAAGISSLVHLVGIKKISRDATIRYFGELLNYRLEKKPSFAWDSLIAAICALYPQELFYPISKAFNAGLVDVTFISMEDVTNIINEETIESCIQELLSSPELINDTLEEMEKWLEDFPIEP
- a CDS encoding ABC transporter ATP-binding protein, with product MPNTLLNIQNLTIASNNPRRLLIDNLSLTIKKQHSLALVGENGSGKTTITKAILGFLPDNCEIVEGNIFFEDQNLKTMSYKNFQKIRGRKIATVLQNAMGSLTPSMRVGAQIVETLRQHHPITKKEAYSKAIELLASVRIPNPERCFHLYPFELSGGMRQRTVIAISLASSPELILADEPTTALDSVSQAQVLRILRKVHKENNTAMLLVTHNLALVTELCDDIAIIKDGQLIETGSVKEIFSYPKHSYTKRLLKAVSKIPLTASSSPILKAKLAALRNTDTL
- a CDS encoding ABC transporter ATP-binding protein, encoding MTNLVTINNLSIAIRKQVILNSINLQLKKGECLTIVGASGSGKSSLALAILGLIQPNQGTITFHVDPKTPKAKTVQIVWQDVHSSLNPTMSIEDLILEPLHIIGTHSKEKQKEKIQRVLQLVNLPLSILRLKPHKLSGGQKQRVAIAKALVCEPDLLICDEPISALDTLNQSLILELFQTIKQQCESTLLFITHDMSAAYYIADTIAVMDKGSLVEYGPRDKIFLNPKHKKTQELLDAIPIFSLEDTECSSSYTSQEKALV
- a CDS encoding anion permease — encoded protein: MNKQKRFLSLLFLTLVLLGIWFCPHPEAINPNAWHLFAVFTTTILGIILQPVPMGAIVIIGISTLLLTQTLTLEQGLSGFHNPIAWLVFLSFSIAKGIIKTGLGERVAYFFVSILGKNPLGLSYGLVITDFLLAPAIPSVTARSGGILYPVVMGLSESFGSSAEKGTESLIGSFLIKVAYQSSVITSAMFLTAMAGNPLVAALASNAGVALTWATWAKAAVIPGLLSLVLMPIILYKLYPPTITSCEEAIRTAKLRLKEMGPLKKGEKIILMIFILLVVLWTFGDLLRISATTAALIGLSLLILTNILDWHKDVMANTTAWETFIWFGALIMMASFLNQLGFIPLIGDSVAAGVAGLSWKVGFPILFLMYFYSHYLFASNTAHIGAMFPVFLAVSISLGTNPIFACLALAFSSNLFGGLTHYGSGPAPLYFGSQLVSVKDWWRSGFVLSMVNIVIWIGIGSLWWKILGLI
- a CDS encoding ABC transporter permease, translated to MDISLKSSQPTLWQRMKGNTMFMVGILILGTLILCAILLPWIYPNYEHTSLEHTLAQPGKMFPFGTDSLGRCMLARTIQGIRLSLLIAVTATLIDVLVGLLWSTVALSSGKKIAFLMMRITEILFSIPRIPVIILLLVIFDHGILPLILAMTLTGWIPIARIIYGQFLLLENKEFVLSAKTMNASTFHILRKHLLPNTLTPIISTLIFTIPGAIYTEAFISFLGLGIQPPQASLGTLVKEGINAIDYYPWLFFIPSFFMITLSISFNLIGEGAKALFIEENSHA
- a CDS encoding diphosphate--fructose-6-phosphate 1-phosphotransferase, with the translated sequence MHPNFGDLNGVIIPGTPPLPRELQKFPSLIPTNDLRFSPKFDADVAKLFPNTYDSPYLKFTSGTIPPMHPLKVGVMLSGGPAPGGHNVIWGLLHSLKKIHPDSSLIGFLNNGQGILNNNTVEITEEFMECFRNSGGFNCIGTGRTNIITEENKAACLKTVKALDLDGLVIIGGDGSNTASAILAEYFSQHHPKTCVVGVPKTIDGDLQHLFLDLTFGFDSATKFYSSIISNISRDTLSCKAHYHFIKLMGRSASHIALECTLQTHPNITLIGEEIAEKNVPLKTIIHKVCSIIADRAAMGKYYGIILIPEGIIEFIPEINNLVKEIERIPEDMDKFSSLSRESQKLLKSFPEAIASQLLNDRDAHGNVYVSKISVDKLLIHLVDNHLKKHFKNVPFNAISHFLGYEGRSCLPTKFDNTYSYALGYSAGILTFNRCNGYLTVIESLINIVDKWRLRAIPIVKMFTTKKKSDGAIKPLIRKSLIDISSPAFLKFKLYRKIWALEDSYRFLGPLQIDTPPNAHSDHFPPLTLLLNHNEWQKRCSICMEIPDCDY